The Hymenobacter sp. DG01 genome has a segment encoding these proteins:
- a CDS encoding P-loop NTPase fold protein, translated as MTLSFSLTNQRTAFQQHLDEERNQRIIFSGAFGIGKTYFLKDYFAHHEAEYVAVKLSPVNYSVSANEDIFRLIKYDILFELLASHDLQLETETISREVAYGVALQDKLPTMLNGLLGIAPLLNKDSADVVSVWTSLSALVLPFIKKTEAARKDPNLLGRVVDFEREVSKLPMLEEDFISTFIEQSLNKLATTEAGAKAKVLVIDDLDRIDPEHIFRLFNVFSAHLDYNKSTSNKFGFDKVIFVCDIRNIRNIFHSRYGADTDFTGYIDKFYSLEIYYFDNSAEVKEMVSQFIQGIVPTTNFKAYFLENITSSNRNNSLLEILLIEMIHAGALTIRRLQAVHGLGFRHVEVDTGFRSAHESKKNIAFPAIITLEVLNWIVGGVEALDRALQKVLRYQRSQEYLGRSHRDQQYFVSALLPVLDYNGHRLKTHQLHETDTVPRYEFTNTSTGQKLTYRLFALGVWESTYAARIDLVDDEPFREQNLDLFNLIYQMFTLLQKKGVLR; from the coding sequence TTTTCACTAACCAACCAGCGGACAGCTTTTCAACAGCACCTAGACGAAGAGCGCAATCAGCGTATCATCTTCTCTGGGGCGTTTGGTATCGGGAAGACATATTTTCTAAAAGACTACTTCGCTCATCATGAAGCAGAGTATGTAGCGGTGAAACTTTCACCCGTCAATTACTCAGTATCCGCCAACGAAGATATCTTTCGTCTTATCAAATACGATATATTGTTTGAGTTGCTGGCGTCGCATGATTTGCAGCTGGAAACCGAAACTATCAGCCGGGAAGTAGCCTACGGCGTGGCATTACAGGATAAACTGCCAACGATGTTAAACGGCTTATTGGGCATCGCTCCACTGCTCAACAAGGACAGCGCAGATGTGGTATCAGTTTGGACTTCCTTGAGTGCGCTTGTGCTGCCTTTCATCAAGAAAACAGAAGCTGCCCGCAAAGACCCAAATCTGCTTGGTCGTGTTGTGGATTTTGAGCGGGAGGTGAGTAAGCTGCCAATGCTGGAAGAAGACTTCATCTCCACTTTCATCGAGCAGAGCTTGAATAAGCTAGCTACTACTGAAGCAGGAGCCAAAGCCAAGGTATTGGTGATTGACGACCTTGACCGGATAGACCCTGAGCACATCTTCCGCCTATTCAATGTATTCAGCGCGCATTTAGACTATAATAAATCCACCAGCAACAAGTTTGGCTTCGATAAGGTCATCTTCGTGTGTGATATCCGGAACATCCGCAATATTTTCCACAGCCGGTATGGTGCCGATACTGACTTTACAGGCTACATCGACAAGTTCTATAGTCTTGAAATCTATTACTTCGACAACAGTGCTGAAGTAAAGGAGATGGTGAGCCAATTCATACAAGGCATCGTGCCCACCACAAACTTTAAAGCTTATTTTCTTGAAAATATCACATCATCGAATCGAAACAACAGTCTGTTAGAAATTCTGCTAATAGAAATGATTCATGCAGGGGCACTAACTATTCGTCGGTTGCAAGCAGTGCATGGTCTTGGTTTCAGGCATGTAGAAGTCGATACTGGGTTTAGAAGTGCACATGAATCCAAGAAAAACATAGCATTTCCAGCTATAATTACGCTAGAGGTGCTGAACTGGATAGTTGGTGGAGTAGAAGCATTAGACCGAGCACTACAGAAAGTGCTGCGCTACCAACGTAGTCAAGAATACCTTGGTCGGTCACACCGTGACCAACAGTATTTTGTGTCAGCGTTGCTTCCTGTATTGGATTATAATGGGCATCGGCTCAAGACGCATCAATTACACGAGACTGATACCGTGCCACGCTATGAGTTTACAAATACTAGCACCGGGCAAAAGTTGACTTACCGGCTATTTGCCTTGGGTGTGTGGGAAAGCACGTATGCAGCGCGTATTGATTTAGTTGACGACGAGCCTTTTCGAGAACAAAATCTTGACTTGTTTAATCTTATATACCAGATGTTTACGCTACTCCAAAAAAAGGGGGTATTGCGCTAA
- a CDS encoding NAD-dependent epimerase/dehydratase family protein codes for MRRILVTGSSGLIGSEVCTFFSELGWEVHGIDNNMRAAFFGAAGDTRWMQYHLQKVLPAFTHHEVDIRDRKAVQQKLQELRPDAVVHTAAQPSHDKAASIVFDDFDTNAVGTLNLLEGLRQVSTNVPFIHMSTNKVYGDRPNTIPLVELATRWEYADDQFAHGIAEDFSIDQSVHSLFGASKVAADILVQEYGKYFGMPTCCLRGGCLTGPNHSGVELHGFLSYLIKCNLEQREYTIYGHQGKQVRDNIHSYDVARFCYEFIQTPRCGEVYNIGGGKGNTVSILEAFQRIEALSGIPMRFSYVDTSRTGDHVCYYSDLRKMQRHYPAWSITKTLDDIFSEIYAASQQVEQASQTPIDVPIQ; via the coding sequence ATGCGTCGGATTCTAGTGACTGGCTCTTCGGGACTGATTGGTTCTGAAGTGTGCACCTTCTTCAGCGAGTTAGGATGGGAGGTACACGGTATTGACAATAATATGCGGGCGGCTTTCTTTGGAGCTGCAGGCGATACGAGATGGATGCAGTATCACCTGCAGAAGGTGTTGCCTGCTTTCACTCATCATGAAGTTGATATTCGTGACCGTAAAGCGGTGCAGCAGAAACTGCAGGAGCTACGTCCAGATGCCGTTGTGCATACAGCTGCGCAGCCCAGCCATGATAAGGCAGCCTCCATCGTATTCGATGATTTTGATACCAATGCGGTGGGGACGCTTAACCTGTTAGAAGGGCTGCGTCAGGTCAGCACGAATGTGCCGTTCATTCACATGTCTACCAACAAAGTGTATGGCGACCGACCCAATACCATTCCGTTGGTAGAGCTGGCAACCCGCTGGGAGTATGCAGACGACCAGTTTGCTCATGGCATCGCTGAGGACTTCTCGATTGACCAAAGTGTCCATTCCCTATTCGGAGCCTCCAAGGTAGCCGCCGATATTCTGGTGCAGGAGTATGGGAAGTATTTTGGAATGCCTACCTGTTGCTTACGGGGAGGGTGCCTGACTGGACCAAACCACTCCGGGGTTGAGCTACATGGCTTTCTTAGTTACCTTATCAAGTGCAATCTTGAGCAAAGGGAATACACCATCTACGGGCACCAGGGCAAGCAGGTAAGAGACAACATCCATTCCTACGATGTCGCTCGCTTTTGCTACGAGTTTATCCAGACCCCCCGTTGCGGAGAGGTTTACAATATTGGCGGGGGTAAGGGGAATACAGTCTCCATACTAGAGGCATTCCAACGCATTGAGGCTCTGTCCGGCATACCCATGAGGTTCAGCTATGTGGATACAAGCCGGACGGGTGACCATGTCTGCTACTACAGCGACTTACGCAAGATGCAACGCCATTATCCGGCATGGAGCATTACCAAGACGCTAGACGACATCTTCTCCGAAATCTACGCGGCGAGCCAGCAAGTTGAACAGGCAAGCCAAACACCTATTGACGTCCCTATCCAGTGA
- a CDS encoding NAD-dependent epimerase/dehydratase family protein — MKILVTGGAGFVGFNLLCYLKDSYPTYQLLAYDNLKRLGSEQNVPSLLARGIEFVHGDIRNAQELQQVGAVDVIIHCASDASVLGGITSSSELIVQNNLLGSINVFEYAAQCNAKLVYFSTNRIYSCESLNALAYMEQETRFTLEENQQLAGVSDQGISEQFPILLSKTFYGATKYCGEVLLQEYAAYKGLQYVVNRFGVISGKGQFGMESQGVIAYWLRQHLEKKPLKYIGFGGSGKQVRDALHVADVCALVDLQLQHFDSVQGNVFNAGGGYANSFSLLELTGYCEALTGNSVPIQVVADQRAGDIPIYYTDNSHVTAALGWVPQRSIHDILSDLLDWLDPTAKISFPG, encoded by the coding sequence GTGAAGATTCTAGTTACAGGCGGTGCCGGTTTCGTAGGTTTCAACCTGCTCTGCTATTTGAAGGATAGCTACCCCACGTATCAGTTGCTGGCATATGATAACCTAAAACGGTTAGGTAGCGAGCAGAATGTCCCGTCTCTCTTAGCACGAGGGATTGAATTCGTGCACGGGGATATCCGCAATGCGCAGGAATTGCAGCAGGTTGGCGCAGTTGATGTGATAATTCATTGCGCATCGGACGCTTCCGTACTCGGTGGTATCACGTCCTCATCTGAGCTTATCGTGCAGAACAATCTGCTGGGTAGCATCAACGTATTTGAATACGCTGCGCAGTGTAACGCGAAGCTGGTGTACTTCTCCACGAACCGCATCTACTCGTGTGAATCGTTGAATGCCTTGGCATACATGGAACAGGAGACCCGATTCACTTTAGAGGAAAACCAGCAGTTGGCAGGTGTTTCCGACCAAGGCATTTCGGAGCAGTTCCCCATTTTGCTGAGTAAGACCTTTTACGGGGCAACCAAGTATTGCGGGGAGGTGCTGTTACAGGAGTATGCTGCCTACAAAGGACTGCAGTATGTGGTCAATCGGTTTGGTGTCATCTCCGGCAAAGGGCAGTTCGGGATGGAATCGCAAGGAGTGATTGCCTACTGGTTGCGTCAGCATCTTGAGAAAAAACCGCTTAAGTACATCGGGTTTGGCGGGAGTGGGAAACAAGTCCGGGATGCGCTGCATGTCGCGGATGTGTGTGCCTTGGTGGACTTGCAATTGCAACACTTCGACAGTGTACAGGGCAACGTATTCAACGCCGGGGGAGGGTATGCGAATAGCTTCTCCTTGCTTGAGCTTACTGGGTATTGCGAAGCTTTGACCGGTAATTCAGTTCCCATCCAGGTAGTGGCTGACCAAAGAGCAGGCGACATCCCTATCTATTACACAGACAATAGCCATGTTACTGCTGCCTTGGGCTGGGTGCCACAGCGCAGCATCCACGATATCCTATCGGATTTGCTGGATTGGCTTGACCCCACGGCAAAAATTAGCTTTCCCGGTTAA
- a CDS encoding glycosyltransferase family 2 protein: protein MYKGKKVVVVLPAYNAAKTLKTTCDELDMSLVDELVLVDDNSTDNTEEVARAMGIQHVIRHDVNRGYGGNQKTCYNHALALGADIVVMVHPDYQYTPKLLPAMVALLECGLYDAVFASRILGKGALKGGMPLYKYVANRALTFAQNVLMNQKLSEYHTGYRAYSREVLEQIDYAQNSDDFIFDNEIVAQIFAKGYDIAEVTCPTKYFADGSSINFPRSMKYGFGVLGVSVRYFLHKTGVFSWEKLRATKREPIAVSIA, encoded by the coding sequence ATGTATAAGGGTAAAAAAGTAGTAGTGGTTTTGCCGGCGTATAACGCGGCAAAGACTTTGAAGACCACCTGTGATGAACTGGACATGAGTCTGGTGGACGAATTGGTACTAGTGGACGATAATAGCACCGACAACACGGAGGAAGTGGCGCGGGCAATGGGAATTCAACATGTAATCCGGCATGATGTCAACCGGGGGTATGGAGGTAATCAGAAGACCTGTTACAACCACGCCCTCGCTCTTGGAGCCGACATTGTTGTAATGGTACATCCCGATTATCAGTACACGCCTAAACTGCTGCCAGCAATGGTGGCATTACTGGAATGCGGACTGTACGACGCGGTATTTGCTTCCCGGATTTTAGGAAAAGGTGCCTTGAAAGGGGGGATGCCGCTCTATAAATACGTTGCCAACCGGGCGCTGACTTTTGCGCAAAATGTTCTCATGAACCAAAAGCTCTCAGAGTACCACACGGGCTACCGAGCCTACAGCCGGGAGGTGCTTGAGCAGATTGACTACGCTCAAAACTCAGACGATTTCATCTTTGATAACGAAATTGTCGCCCAGATTTTTGCGAAAGGCTACGACATAGCGGAGGTGACATGCCCGACCAAGTATTTCGCGGACGGTTCGTCCATAAATTTTCCCCGTAGCATGAAGTATGGGTTTGGGGTTCTGGGGGTATCGGTGCGCTACTTCCTGCATAAAACAGGCGTGTTTTCCTGGGAAAAACTCCGTGCCACAAAGCGTGAACCGATAGCCGTATCCATTGCCTGA
- a CDS encoding glycosyltransferase family 2 protein, protein MPEFFEVSSPLELCVLIPAYNEEEHLPDTLHAIYQVLIAADIPHNLLVVNDNSTDNSIAVLGQIEQHIPTLRYANNGYGQGFGNAVRYGLDHWQGDAVAIVMADASDSPADLVTYYRQLILTGKDCVFGSRFMFGSQVTDYPRQKLFFNRGFNLLVRGLVDYRFNDFTNAFKLYRRAVIEAGRPYHSQNFSLTLELPLKALRNGFTYTAVPISWTQRKFGHSKLNLRRNARAYLTVLSRYLTHRL, encoded by the coding sequence TTGCCTGAATTTTTCGAAGTGAGTTCGCCTCTAGAGCTTTGCGTGCTGATTCCGGCATACAACGAAGAAGAACATCTGCCAGATACTCTCCATGCTATCTATCAGGTGCTGATTGCAGCGGATATTCCCCACAATCTGCTCGTGGTCAACGATAATTCAACGGATAACTCAATTGCCGTTCTGGGACAGATTGAGCAACATATTCCGACCTTACGTTACGCCAACAACGGCTACGGGCAGGGATTTGGAAATGCTGTTCGGTACGGGCTTGACCACTGGCAGGGTGATGCCGTCGCCATTGTGATGGCAGATGCATCCGATTCTCCGGCTGACTTGGTTACGTATTATCGGCAGCTGATTTTAACGGGTAAGGATTGTGTGTTCGGCAGCCGGTTTATGTTCGGTAGTCAGGTCACGGATTATCCTAGACAGAAGCTGTTTTTCAACCGGGGATTCAACCTGCTGGTGCGAGGGCTGGTAGATTACCGGTTCAATGATTTTACCAATGCATTCAAGTTGTATCGGCGGGCAGTGATAGAGGCAGGTCGCCCTTACCACTCGCAAAACTTCAGCCTGACGCTTGAATTACCCCTTAAGGCGCTGCGCAACGGGTTCACCTATACAGCGGTGCCTATCAGCTGGACGCAACGCAAGTTTGGACACTCAAAATTGAACCTGCGACGCAATGCCCGCGCTTACCTGACAGTTCTGAGCCGGTACCTGACCCATCGTCTATGA
- a CDS encoding glycosyltransferase family 39 protein, which translates to MKDLIPAPDLSTRNGRLATRVGLFSLIALFILVAGYQVNRQGFWHDEMYTLSFIRGFDIYLFSGSDLQETSLHPVQWYQQYLHQDLYWQKFWRNIVHEGHPPLYYLLLKLWTYVAGYDETGLRSFSIAASVLSLVVAFNIGALFNRRFALLYTGLLACCPLFLFYALEARMYALYVLLALGCFYWFLVLLRPTTTSNVKPLFWFVITGILLLYTHYYGVFVYGVLALTIGIGFFRQQRWLPFISLGLPVLTLLPWVPIIQQQTAAHKVHWTNGYLGFAPSLQQFVKGSTELLTAPFQEQSAYEFYVLYGVAVLLVVNMRLTKRRLRTSLLWGGAAILLYGIGIIVFDKALNHHTIAVPRYYLPLQFVLLFAIAVLIDTGRSKWLSWLATIVLFGMFAKIQVDLLTTMREAKQMYRQVGGYLSQQYDPAQAEVVVSPNGPSAVAVAYYASKNFVLHTMPATQVCEQYTKPRVVVVEQRLGLASEPWMLPCKNATQDGRIVRFVGVDVVNEK; encoded by the coding sequence ATGAAAGACTTGATACCTGCTCCTGATTTGAGTACCCGAAATGGACGGTTAGCTACCAGAGTTGGGTTGTTCAGCCTTATCGCCCTCTTCATCCTAGTTGCTGGTTACCAAGTGAACCGGCAAGGCTTTTGGCATGATGAGATGTATACGCTGAGTTTTATTCGGGGCTTCGATATCTATCTGTTTTCAGGTAGCGACCTGCAGGAGACTAGCCTACATCCAGTACAATGGTATCAGCAGTATCTACACCAAGACCTATACTGGCAGAAGTTCTGGCGCAATATTGTCCATGAAGGACACCCGCCCCTGTATTATCTGCTGCTGAAGCTATGGACGTATGTAGCTGGCTACGATGAGACAGGGCTACGGAGCTTCTCTATTGCTGCATCGGTGCTTTCGTTGGTGGTAGCCTTCAACATAGGAGCCTTATTTAACCGGCGATTCGCTCTGCTATACACCGGTTTACTAGCATGCTGCCCGCTCTTCCTGTTCTATGCTTTGGAGGCGCGGATGTATGCCCTGTACGTGCTGCTAGCTTTAGGGTGCTTCTACTGGTTTCTGGTCTTACTAAGACCGACAACGACTTCCAATGTCAAGCCGTTGTTTTGGTTTGTTATAACTGGCATATTGCTGCTCTACACCCACTACTATGGTGTGTTTGTGTACGGAGTGTTAGCACTAACTATTGGCATCGGATTCTTCCGTCAACAAAGGTGGCTGCCATTCATTAGCTTAGGATTGCCGGTGCTCACATTGTTGCCGTGGGTACCTATCATTCAACAGCAAACAGCCGCTCACAAAGTACATTGGACGAATGGCTATTTAGGGTTTGCGCCTTCGTTACAACAATTCGTTAAGGGTAGCACGGAGCTACTCACTGCTCCCTTCCAGGAGCAGAGTGCCTACGAATTTTATGTACTGTATGGGGTAGCAGTTCTGCTGGTCGTCAATATGCGCTTAACTAAGCGTCGTCTGCGTACTAGTTTGTTGTGGGGTGGGGCAGCTATCCTGTTGTATGGTATTGGCATCATTGTATTTGATAAAGCGCTTAACCACCATACGATTGCCGTTCCGCGCTATTACCTGCCGCTTCAGTTTGTGCTGTTATTCGCAATTGCTGTACTCATAGATACGGGTAGGAGCAAGTGGTTAAGCTGGTTAGCCACTATAGTGTTGTTCGGCATGTTCGCTAAAATTCAGGTTGACCTGCTGACTACTATGCGGGAAGCAAAGCAGATGTATCGTCAGGTGGGAGGGTATCTGTCCCAACAGTATGACCCAGCACAGGCGGAGGTTGTCGTTTCTCCTAATGGTCCATCGGCGGTTGCCGTTGCCTACTATGCCAGTAAAAACTTCGTGTTGCACACTATGCCTGCTACTCAGGTATGTGAGCAGTATACAAAGCCCCGTGTAGTAGTAGTGGAACAGCGGTTAGGGCTTGCCAGTGAGCCGTGGATGCTGCCGTGTAAGAATGCGACGCAGGACGGGAGAATAGTCCGTTTTGTGGGAGTGGATGTGGTCAACGAGAAATAG
- a CDS encoding glycosyltransferase family 39 protein, translated as MILRLLLFYFNPPNNTYDDHLEPIAYYLNHHQRPAPNACWECYQPPLYYVTAAGVYRIAFLLTHTYYTAWKAVQAINTVLSIGVLLIVCKIARSVFPGQRRIVWVLLAVASVFPRDLYASAMITNDYALVFLATLSIWLFLRYVRQPQLSVMVGLCLSAAACALTKQHGLLVLLLPVSIWWRYIQRGASLKTSSNWWTVALPILTVGVGVSDEVWKWQLTHILLVSNQHFFDYARNQPPGNLSAVDFHSLRFHTLLQYPLLQRATWASYWTVLFAGSWFDYEYRYVAPQLPGLKTVAGALYVYGIIVFALLVAGALHLLRLINIQYLRRHWDKAVLALLATGYFLVPLVQTVRLPHFSSMKSQFVLPAACVFLLLLGYALQKVRLLQMPAVQYGLLGIALITGVGHVYYVVTQLPSAFGALSGPLWQFPHLNF; from the coding sequence GTGATACTGCGGCTGCTGCTGTTCTACTTCAATCCGCCTAATAACACTTACGATGACCATCTCGAACCCATTGCGTATTACTTAAACCATCATCAGCGACCCGCCCCCAATGCGTGTTGGGAATGCTACCAACCACCATTGTACTATGTAACGGCGGCAGGAGTGTACCGCATAGCATTTCTGCTGACGCACACTTATTACACAGCATGGAAGGCGGTGCAGGCAATCAACACGGTACTTTCCATTGGTGTGCTACTGATAGTCTGCAAAATTGCCCGAAGCGTATTTCCTGGTCAGCGTAGAATCGTGTGGGTGTTGCTGGCGGTGGCGAGTGTATTTCCGAGAGACTTGTATGCCTCGGCAATGATTACCAATGATTATGCGCTGGTCTTTCTTGCTACCCTGAGCATATGGCTATTCCTTCGCTACGTCCGGCAGCCCCAGTTATCCGTGATGGTAGGGCTGTGCCTTTCAGCGGCTGCCTGTGCGCTTACCAAGCAACATGGGTTGCTGGTGCTCTTGCTGCCTGTAAGCATCTGGTGGCGATACATCCAAAGGGGGGCAAGCCTCAAAACTAGTTCCAATTGGTGGACTGTAGCGTTACCGATACTGACGGTAGGAGTAGGGGTAAGTGACGAAGTGTGGAAGTGGCAGCTGACCCATATTCTGCTCGTCAGTAACCAACACTTCTTCGATTATGCGCGAAACCAGCCACCGGGAAACCTGAGTGCGGTTGACTTTCATTCTCTACGGTTTCATACTTTGTTGCAGTACCCATTGCTGCAGAGAGCCACTTGGGCATCCTACTGGACGGTGCTATTTGCTGGTAGTTGGTTTGACTACGAATACCGGTATGTCGCTCCGCAATTGCCGGGACTCAAGACGGTAGCCGGAGCACTGTATGTATACGGAATTATCGTTTTTGCACTATTGGTAGCGGGGGCACTCCACCTGCTTAGGCTAATCAATATACAGTACCTAAGACGGCATTGGGACAAGGCTGTTCTTGCCCTATTAGCGACTGGTTACTTTCTGGTTCCATTGGTACAGACAGTGCGGCTGCCGCACTTTTCTTCCATGAAAAGTCAGTTTGTCCTGCCAGCTGCCTGTGTGTTTCTATTGCTGCTCGGTTACGCTTTGCAGAAAGTAAGACTACTGCAGATGCCCGCCGTACAGTACGGGCTGTTAGGCATAGCGTTGATTACCGGTGTTGGGCATGTATACTACGTAGTTACTCAGTTGCCTTCGGCATTCGGTGCCCTTAGCGGACCACTTTGGCAGTTCCCCCACCTGAACTTTTGA
- a CDS encoding glycosyl hydrolase 53 family protein, which translates to MGTIYWKPQQASDTVIKQGVKHLLDNSEILTAQIQWEPGTKDFLDRVKWIADLAHEHQRSLIVNLDWLADSRQQLRGKGWRFAQPETQQKFMETALSVCERYHPEYLNLGVEANFYALTDSSDFKVFLKTYHATKQRIKQRFPNTKVSISFQLELLMGNHTNWGKVATLEVLKAFGDDFDILALSTYPHSNSRKFGNLSSLSAILNLTNKPVGIFETSVPSSQYPETKQQQYLADLLAYLQRSERCEVLVWTSTIDTQAPAPKQSWIHYLGLFHADFTPKLAVATWSSWLKRPHQRQTIKSSGGGTAKVVR; encoded by the coding sequence ATGGGTACTATCTACTGGAAACCACAACAGGCTAGTGATACGGTAATTAAGCAGGGAGTTAAACACCTACTAGACAACTCGGAGATACTAACTGCTCAGATTCAATGGGAGCCTGGCACTAAGGACTTTCTAGACCGAGTAAAGTGGATAGCAGATTTAGCGCATGAGCATCAACGTAGCCTAATAGTCAATCTGGACTGGCTGGCTGATAGCCGACAGCAGCTTCGAGGGAAAGGCTGGCGTTTTGCTCAGCCTGAGACGCAGCAAAAGTTTATGGAAACTGCCCTGAGTGTCTGTGAGCGGTACCATCCTGAATACCTGAATCTAGGTGTGGAAGCTAATTTCTATGCCCTTACTGATTCCAGTGACTTTAAAGTATTCCTCAAAACCTATCATGCCACCAAGCAACGAATAAAGCAACGGTTTCCGAATACCAAAGTCAGCATATCCTTCCAATTGGAATTGCTGATGGGGAATCACACCAATTGGGGCAAGGTTGCCACATTAGAAGTGCTCAAAGCATTTGGGGATGACTTTGACATTCTTGCCCTCTCTACCTATCCCCATTCCAATAGCCGGAAGTTCGGTAATCTGTCCTCCTTGTCAGCCATTCTCAATCTGACGAACAAACCCGTTGGAATCTTTGAAACCAGCGTGCCATCAAGCCAATATCCAGAAACAAAGCAGCAACAGTATTTAGCTGACTTGCTCGCCTACCTGCAGCGCAGTGAACGATGCGAGGTGCTTGTTTGGACATCTACAATAGACACACAAGCTCCGGCACCCAAGCAATCCTGGATTCACTACCTCGGACTATTTCACGCGGATTTTACCCCCAAGCTGGCAGTCGCAACGTGGTCGTCATGGCTTAAACGTCCACATCAGCGGCAGACCATCAAAAGTTCAGGTGGGGGAACTGCCAAAGTGGTCCGCTAA
- a CDS encoding McrC family protein: MPNILRVLEYSILRIGDEQQGVQFEKRHWNLLFRFHDEHHAQRYYDMRHDGVRFRSYVGVIQVGDITIEILPKVDDVDVASDATLHQWQGILLRMLHESGTLKLDSLSNALLREKENSLLDIYFDLFLNEVESLLHRGLVKRYRHTEGQQNALRGTIQFGKHIAQNLVHQERFYTRHQTYDHQHLHNQLIRQALLLLPRLTSSSTLRGRTARALLQWTEMPTIKVSAATFARLTFSRKTEAYRSALVIARLILLQYRPDLKGGSSDLVALLFNMNQLWERYLLRTLQRLAEPYGWTVQKPDYKVFWAGKDSTTSEMQPDILIDMAGQGNLVLDAKWKRPKGRPAEADLRQLYTYAHHYDARHTLLLYPHTASERETEGSFLHPTHLPPCSDDALIECSTVFVQVSLSPPASETSQAEELDYLYCSLAGKLQQWKTALTT, encoded by the coding sequence ATGCCTAACATTCTGCGGGTGCTGGAATACAGCATCCTGCGCATCGGCGACGAACAGCAAGGGGTACAGTTTGAGAAGCGACATTGGAACCTGCTTTTCCGTTTTCATGATGAGCATCATGCGCAGCGCTACTATGATATGCGCCATGACGGAGTGCGCTTCCGCAGCTATGTAGGTGTCATTCAGGTTGGAGATATTACCATCGAGATTCTACCCAAGGTGGATGATGTAGATGTTGCCTCAGATGCCACACTACATCAATGGCAGGGTATACTGCTACGAATGCTGCACGAGTCCGGGACCCTGAAGCTGGACTCCCTCAGCAACGCCCTCCTGCGCGAGAAGGAGAACAGCTTGCTGGATATCTACTTTGACTTGTTTCTCAATGAGGTTGAGTCCCTCTTACATCGGGGGCTGGTCAAACGCTACCGGCATACGGAAGGGCAGCAGAACGCACTACGGGGCACTATCCAGTTTGGCAAGCACATTGCCCAGAATCTAGTGCATCAGGAGCGCTTCTACACCCGCCATCAGACCTACGACCACCAGCACCTACACAACCAGCTTATTAGGCAAGCCCTGCTTCTTTTGCCCCGGCTAACTAGCTCTTCCACATTGCGAGGGCGTACAGCTCGGGCACTGCTACAATGGACAGAAATGCCCACCATAAAGGTTTCGGCAGCGACTTTCGCCCGCCTGACTTTTAGCCGTAAAACAGAGGCTTACCGCTCGGCGTTGGTCATTGCCCGCTTGATATTACTGCAATACCGACCGGATTTGAAGGGAGGCAGCAGCGACTTGGTAGCCCTGCTTTTCAATATGAATCAGCTATGGGAGCGCTATCTACTCCGGACCCTGCAGCGTTTGGCTGAGCCTTACGGTTGGACAGTGCAAAAGCCCGACTATAAGGTCTTTTGGGCTGGCAAGGATAGTACGACTAGCGAGATGCAGCCGGACATTCTTATCGATATGGCTGGTCAAGGGAACCTCGTGCTGGACGCGAAATGGAAACGTCCTAAAGGGCGTCCGGCAGAAGCCGATTTGCGTCAGCTCTACACCTATGCCCATCACTATGATGCCCGACATACACTGCTGCTTTATCCCCACACGGCAAGTGAAAGAGAAACTGAAGGGAGTTTTCTCCACCCCACGCATCTGCCACCATGCTCAGACGATGCACTGATAGAATGCAGTACGGTTTTCGTGCAAGTTAGTCTTAGCCCACCTGCCTCTGAAACGAGCCAAGCCGAGGAACTAGATTATCTATATTGCTCACTTGCTGGCAAGCTTCAGCAATGGAAAACCGCATTAACAACTTAA